A part of Antennarius striatus isolate MH-2024 chromosome 21, ASM4005453v1, whole genome shotgun sequence genomic DNA contains:
- the mrtfab gene encoding myocardin related transcription factor Ab isoform X9, producing MEVAETPGLAQSPQSEAMTSELQELSLQPGSDPVPLRERKNVLQLKLQQRRTREELVSQGIMPPLKSPAAFHEQRRSLERARTEDYLKRKIRSRPERSELVRMHILEETSAEPSLQAKQLQLKRARLADDLNDKISHRPGPIELVHKNILSVSCSVHSPLDSPKGAGGESSSLDEDSSDALSPDQPTNHDSPMGAVPQLSPSDVLTQNGNMSPPQFTTRSPPPLPPPPPPPPPPLVNGSEFSPFPKVTNGIMGTSTNSRSSTSHVKARSSDRPPQRPKKPKDSKPKVKKLKYHQYIPPDQKADKERLPQMDSSYAKLLQQQQLFLQLQILNQQQQHYNYHTILPAPPKPPSDQPPTTNCGPSPSRNVPTNVTASSSNQNGTARQSQTAVGGAKPSTLPVNLDEFKVAELKQELKLRGLTVSGTKNDLIERLRNYQDQNGGTTAALRNGASQASQQGVTTAAGTVTSPRTTTVKPDHQSGEGRFKLDLSSLAQVVPGRIMRFGSTSSSPPVSPTPSDRSLAGMSPDETSCNGDMFGEMVSSPLTQLTLHPSPQHPANVSPLSPPNSKVKEEIQSSCCLSRMSSNPESLSGAAMDTKDKDQMLQEKDKQIEELTRMLRQKQRLVETLRSQLEHGKIVDGVASEKEGSEKNGPSPEVKPQTLIKASAIQPPTLPKDLVVVKVKKEELEEGMEGVTEEAQEKKPAQPMQCSQETLYRLQQIHRLQVQQAEQQKQILQQSEVKLQKVAESKFSPQKLQKQKTGAQLLLQQQQQQLQQLLIQQTQQKQLQAQQKLAQQKLSQQKIAQQNQVKQIQGQVQQNQQRQPVQLKQVQVQIQKPAANAVQQRRQLKAHQRRQQRAAVTTQQVAPVIINQQNGTQIHTQAISLDLLKANGTPTLVTDSNGNHYLIALTSNTTEGQNGVSSLVKSNGRITLQRLQSSPSKLPNTDSQSKGQPEAEPVSQSAKKNAGLHLDTSDTPQTSRSATAPPSLQPFFDDMSDSDSQSNFSSLKREEVCLPYDRHTLFTPPSPKPNTSLPPQRSKENGVNSQQMDDLFDILLKSGEIPGFKANPDPSLAPLHSDPPSPSSPPSPLHLSPPTPKEPLISPQPSLSPSVAESCTGSGRLEDFLESTTGAPLLGVEPDGGLTLIDDLHSQMLSMPSILDHPSSPMDTSDLGFPTHSTGLDFGDPSLDSMDWLDISMVGSVSGGREGSGGGRGRGGGASDGGTSLAPLAPHTPPSVFSTDFLDSTDLQLHWESCL from the exons ATGGAGGTTGCCGAGACGCCAGGTTTGGCCCAGAGCCCTCAGAGTGAGGCGATGACCAGTGAGCTGCAGGAGCTGTCCCTTCAGCCCGGGAGCGACCCAGTGCCTCTGCGGGAGAGAAAAAATG TCCTTCAGCTCAAACTCCAGCAGAGACGTACACGAGAGGAACTGGTCAGCCAAGGGATCATGCCAC CACTGAAGAGCCCAGCAGCCTTTCATGAGCAGAGGAGGAGTCTGGAGCGAGCAAGG ACTGAAGATTATCTAAAGAGGAAGATCCGGAGTCGTCCCGAACGCTCAGAGCTGGTCAGGATGCACATTCTGGAAG AAACGTCGGCGGAGCCGTCTCTGCAGGCCAAGCAGTTGCAGCTGAAGCGAGCGCGACTGGCCGATGATCTCAACGACAAGATCTCCCACAGACCCGGACCTATCGAGCTGGTTCACAAGAACATCCTGTCAGTCAGCTGCTCCGTGCACTCACCTCTGG attcTCCAAAGGGAGCCGGGGGGGAGAGCTCATCCTTAGATGAAGACAGCAGCGATGCTCTGTCtccagaccaaccaaccaatcatgaCTCTCCTATGGGTGCTGTCCCTCAACTCTCACCCTCAGATGTACTCACCCAGAATGGGAATATGTCCCCCCCACAG TTCACTACAcgatcccctcctcctcttcctcctccacctcccccaccacctccccccCTGGTGAATGGATCAGAATTTTCTCCATTCCCAAAGGTGACAAACGGCATTATGGGAACTTCAACAAACTCCCGCTCCTCCACCAGCCATGTCAAG GCGAGGAGTTCAGACCGTCCCCCACAGAGGCCTAAGAAACCAAAGGACAGCAAACCCAAG GTAAAGAAGCTGAAGTACCATCAGTACATCCCTCCGGATCAGAAAGCAGACAAAGAGCGTCTGCCCCAGATGGACTCGTCTTATGCAaagctcctccagcagcagcagctgttcctgcagctgcagatcctcaaccagcagcagcagcactacAACTACCACACCATCCTGCCCGCCCCTCCCAA GCCACCGAGTGATCAGCCTCCCACAACCAACTGTGGCCCTTCCCCATCTCGCAATGTTCCCACGAATGTCACTGCGTCCTCCTCCAATCAGAACGGGACTGCACGTCAGAGCCAAACTGCAGTGGGAGGAGCCAAACCGAGCACTCTACCAGTCAACCTGGATGAGTTCAAA GTTGCTGAGTTGAAGCAGGAACTGAAATTGCGTGGTCTGACAGTGTCAGGCACCAAGAACGATCTCATTGAGAGGCTCCGAAACTACCAGGACCAAAACGGTGGCACCACAGCAGCACTGAGAAACGGCGCCTCGCAGGCCAGTCAGCAGGGTGTTACCACGGCAGCTGGCACCGTCACATCCCCTCGAACCACAACCGTTAAACCAGAccaccaatcaggagagggCAGGTTTAAGTTAGACTTGTCGTCATTGGCTCAGGTGGTTCCAGGTCGGATCATGAGATTCGGCAGCACCAGCTCCAGTCCTCCAGTGTCGCCGACTCCATCTGACAGGTCACTGGCCGGTATGAGTCCAGATGAGACGAGCTGCAATGGAGACATGTTTGGAGAAATG GTGAGCTCACCCCTGACCCAACTGACCCTGCACCCATCACCTCAGCACCCAGCAAATGTTTCCCCGCTCTCGCCACCCAACTCCAAGGTCAAAGAGGAGATCCAGAGCTCGTGCTGCCTGTCCAGGATGTCATCAAATCCAGAGTCCCTATCAGGAGCAGCCATGGACACAAAGGATAAGGACCAGATGCTTCAGGAGAAGGACAAACAGATCGAGGAGTTGACCAGGATGCTGCGACAGAAGCAGAGGCTGGTGGAAACCCTCAGGTCTCAGCTGGAGCACGGCAAAATTGTTGACGGAGTTGCGTCGGAGAAGGAAGGAAGTGAGAAGAATGGACCGTCCCCAGAAGTTAAACCTCAAACTCTTATTAAAGCTTCAGCCATTCAACCCCCTACTCTCCCTAAAGACCTTGTGGTGGTCAAAGTGAAGAAGGAGGAGCTTGAAGAGGGCATGGAGGGGGTAACAGAGGAGGCCCAGGAAAAGAAACCAGCCCAGCCGATGCAGTGCTCTCAGGAGACGCTGtacaggctccagcagattcatCGGCTGCAGGTCCAACAAGCGGAGCAGCAGAAGCAGATTCTGCAGCAGAGCGAGGTTAAGTTGCAGAAAGTAGCAGAATCTAAGTTCAGCCctcaaaaactacaaaaacaaaagacgGGCGCCCAACtcctgctccagcagcagcagcagcagctgcagcagctcctcatACAGCAGACCCAACAGAAACAGCTACAGGCCCAGCAGAAGTTAGCACAGCAGAAACTCAGTCAACAGAAGATAGCGCAGCAGAATCAGGTCAAACAAATTCAAGGGCAAGTTCAACAGAACCAGCAGAGGCAGCCGGTTCAGCTGAAgcaggttcaggttcagataCAGAAGCCGGCAGCGAACGCAGTCCAGCAGAGGAGGCAGCTGAAGGCTCATCAGCGACGGCAGCAGCGAGCAGCAGTCACCACGCAACAG GTGGCTCCAGTCATCATCAACCAACAGAACGGCACTCAGATCCACACTCAGGCCATTTCCTTAGATCTCCTCAAGGCGAATGGAACACCCACACTGGTCACCGACAGCAATGGCAACCACTACCTGATCGCTCTCACCAGTAACACCACAGAGGGGCAGAACGGAGTGTCGTCATTGGTCAAATCCAACGGACGCATCACGCTGCAG AGATTGCAGTCATCACCGAGTAAACTCCCCAACACTGACAGCCAATCAAAAGGGCAGCCAGAGGCCGAGCCTGTGAGCCAATCAGCAAAAAAG AATGCAGGGCTTCACCTGGACACTAGTGATACACCCCAAACCAGCCGGTCTGCCACCGCCCCGCCCAGTCTGCAGCCTTTCTTTGACGACATGTCAGACAGTGACAGCCAAAGCAACTTCTCTTCTCTTAAG AGAGAGGAGGTGTGTTTGCCTTACGACCGGCACACATTGttcacccctccctctcccaAACCCAacacctcccttcctcctcagcGCTCCAAA GAGAACGGCGTTAACAGTCAGCAGATGGACGACCTGTTTGACATCCTGCTCAAGAGCGGCG AAATCCCCGGCTTCAAGGCCAACCCAGACCCCTCCCTCGCCCCTCTGCACTCTGACCCGCCATCCCCATCTTCTCCCCCATCTCCGCTTCACCTCTCCCCTCCCACCCCTAAGGAGCCCCTCATCTCCCCTCAGCCTTCCCTCAGCCCCTCAGTTGCAGAGTCCTGCACAGGCAGCGGGCGCCTGGAGGACTTCCTGGAGAGCACCACCGGCGCCCCCCTGCTGGGCGTGGAGCCCGACGGGGGCCTGACGCTGATCGACGACCTTCACAGCCAAATGCTGAGCATGCCCAGCATCCTGGaccacccctcctcccccatgGACACGTCTGACCTGGGCTTCCCCACGCACTCCACGGGGCTAGACTTTGGTGACCCCAGCCTGGACAGCATGGACTGGCTGGACATCTCCATGGTGGGGAGCGTCAGCGGAGGGAGAGAGGGCAGCggaggggggagaggaagaggtggcGGAGCTAGCGATGGGGGCACCAGCCTGGCTCCGCTGGCGCCACACACTCCTCCCAGCGTCTTCTCCACCGACTTTCTGGACAGCACAGACCTGCAGCTGCACTGGGAGTCGTGCCTGTAG
- the mrtfab gene encoding myocardin related transcription factor Ab isoform X3 translates to MEVAETPGLAQSPQSEAMTSELQELSLQPGSDPVPLRERKNVLQLKLQQRRTREELVSQGIMPPLKSPAAFHEQRRSLERARTEDYLKRKIRSRPERSELVRMHILEETSAEPSLQAKQLQLKRARLADDLNDKISHRPGPIELVHKNILSVSCSVHSPLDSPKGAGGESSSLDEDSSDALSPDQPTNHDSPMGAVPQLSPSDVLTQNGNMSPPQFTTRSPPPLPPPPPPPPPPLVNGSEFSPFPKVTNGIMGTSTNSRSSTSHVKARSSDRPPQRPKKPKDSKPKVKKLKYHQYIPPDQKADKERLPQMDSSYAKLLQQQQLFLQLQILNQQQQHYNYHTILPAPPKPPSDQPPTTNCGPSPSRNVPTNVTASSSNQNGTARQSQTAVGGAKPSTLPVNLDEFKVAELKQELKLRGLTVSGTKNDLIERLRNYQDQNGGTTAALRNGASQASQQGVTTAAGTVTSPRTTTVKPDHQSGEGRFKLDLSSLAQVVPGRIMRFGSTSSSPPVSPTPSDRSLAGMSPDETSCNGDMFGEMVSSPLTQLTLHPSPQHPANVSPLSPPNSKVKEEIQSSCCLSRMSSNPESLSGAAMDTKDKDQMLQEKDKQIEELTRMLRQKQRLVETLRSQLEHGKIVDGVASEKEGSEKNGPSPEVKPQTLIKASAIQPPTLPKDLVVVKVKKEELEEGMEGVTEEAQEKKPAQPMQCSQETLYRLQQIHRLQVQQAEQQKQILQQSEVKLQKVAESKFSPQKLQKQKTGAQLLLQQQQQQLQQLLIQQTQQKQLQAQQKLAQQKLSQQKIAQQNQVKQIQGQVQQNQQRQPVQLKQVQVQIQKPAANAVQQRRQLKAHQRRQQRAAVTTQQVAPVIINQQNGTQIHTQAISLDLLKANGTPTLVTDSNGNHYLIALTSNTTEGQNGVSSLVKSNGRITLQRLQSSPSKLPNTDSQSKGQPEAEPVSQSAKKNAGLHLDTSDTPQTSRSATAPPSLQPFFDDMSDSDSQSNFSSLKREEVCLPYDRHTLFTPPSPKPNTSLPPQRSKQENGVNSQQMDDLFDILLKSGEIPGFKANPDPSLAPLHSDPPSPSSPPSPLHLSPPTPKEPLISPQPSLSPSVAESCTGSGRLEDFLESTTGAPLLGVEPDGGLTLIDDLHSQMLSMPSILDHPSSPMDTSDLGFPTHSTGLDFGDPSLDSMDWLDISMVGSVSGGREGSGGGRGRGGGASDGGTSLAPLAPHTPPSVFSTDFLDSTDLQLHWESCL, encoded by the exons ATGGAGGTTGCCGAGACGCCAGGTTTGGCCCAGAGCCCTCAGAGTGAGGCGATGACCAGTGAGCTGCAGGAGCTGTCCCTTCAGCCCGGGAGCGACCCAGTGCCTCTGCGGGAGAGAAAAAATG TCCTTCAGCTCAAACTCCAGCAGAGACGTACACGAGAGGAACTGGTCAGCCAAGGGATCATGCCAC CACTGAAGAGCCCAGCAGCCTTTCATGAGCAGAGGAGGAGTCTGGAGCGAGCAAGG ACTGAAGATTATCTAAAGAGGAAGATCCGGAGTCGTCCCGAACGCTCAGAGCTGGTCAGGATGCACATTCTGGAAG AAACGTCGGCGGAGCCGTCTCTGCAGGCCAAGCAGTTGCAGCTGAAGCGAGCGCGACTGGCCGATGATCTCAACGACAAGATCTCCCACAGACCCGGACCTATCGAGCTGGTTCACAAGAACATCCTGTCAGTCAGCTGCTCCGTGCACTCACCTCTGG attcTCCAAAGGGAGCCGGGGGGGAGAGCTCATCCTTAGATGAAGACAGCAGCGATGCTCTGTCtccagaccaaccaaccaatcatgaCTCTCCTATGGGTGCTGTCCCTCAACTCTCACCCTCAGATGTACTCACCCAGAATGGGAATATGTCCCCCCCACAG TTCACTACAcgatcccctcctcctcttcctcctccacctcccccaccacctccccccCTGGTGAATGGATCAGAATTTTCTCCATTCCCAAAGGTGACAAACGGCATTATGGGAACTTCAACAAACTCCCGCTCCTCCACCAGCCATGTCAAG GCGAGGAGTTCAGACCGTCCCCCACAGAGGCCTAAGAAACCAAAGGACAGCAAACCCAAG GTAAAGAAGCTGAAGTACCATCAGTACATCCCTCCGGATCAGAAAGCAGACAAAGAGCGTCTGCCCCAGATGGACTCGTCTTATGCAaagctcctccagcagcagcagctgttcctgcagctgcagatcctcaaccagcagcagcagcactacAACTACCACACCATCCTGCCCGCCCCTCCCAA GCCACCGAGTGATCAGCCTCCCACAACCAACTGTGGCCCTTCCCCATCTCGCAATGTTCCCACGAATGTCACTGCGTCCTCCTCCAATCAGAACGGGACTGCACGTCAGAGCCAAACTGCAGTGGGAGGAGCCAAACCGAGCACTCTACCAGTCAACCTGGATGAGTTCAAA GTTGCTGAGTTGAAGCAGGAACTGAAATTGCGTGGTCTGACAGTGTCAGGCACCAAGAACGATCTCATTGAGAGGCTCCGAAACTACCAGGACCAAAACGGTGGCACCACAGCAGCACTGAGAAACGGCGCCTCGCAGGCCAGTCAGCAGGGTGTTACCACGGCAGCTGGCACCGTCACATCCCCTCGAACCACAACCGTTAAACCAGAccaccaatcaggagagggCAGGTTTAAGTTAGACTTGTCGTCATTGGCTCAGGTGGTTCCAGGTCGGATCATGAGATTCGGCAGCACCAGCTCCAGTCCTCCAGTGTCGCCGACTCCATCTGACAGGTCACTGGCCGGTATGAGTCCAGATGAGACGAGCTGCAATGGAGACATGTTTGGAGAAATG GTGAGCTCACCCCTGACCCAACTGACCCTGCACCCATCACCTCAGCACCCAGCAAATGTTTCCCCGCTCTCGCCACCCAACTCCAAGGTCAAAGAGGAGATCCAGAGCTCGTGCTGCCTGTCCAGGATGTCATCAAATCCAGAGTCCCTATCAGGAGCAGCCATGGACACAAAGGATAAGGACCAGATGCTTCAGGAGAAGGACAAACAGATCGAGGAGTTGACCAGGATGCTGCGACAGAAGCAGAGGCTGGTGGAAACCCTCAGGTCTCAGCTGGAGCACGGCAAAATTGTTGACGGAGTTGCGTCGGAGAAGGAAGGAAGTGAGAAGAATGGACCGTCCCCAGAAGTTAAACCTCAAACTCTTATTAAAGCTTCAGCCATTCAACCCCCTACTCTCCCTAAAGACCTTGTGGTGGTCAAAGTGAAGAAGGAGGAGCTTGAAGAGGGCATGGAGGGGGTAACAGAGGAGGCCCAGGAAAAGAAACCAGCCCAGCCGATGCAGTGCTCTCAGGAGACGCTGtacaggctccagcagattcatCGGCTGCAGGTCCAACAAGCGGAGCAGCAGAAGCAGATTCTGCAGCAGAGCGAGGTTAAGTTGCAGAAAGTAGCAGAATCTAAGTTCAGCCctcaaaaactacaaaaacaaaagacgGGCGCCCAACtcctgctccagcagcagcagcagcagctgcagcagctcctcatACAGCAGACCCAACAGAAACAGCTACAGGCCCAGCAGAAGTTAGCACAGCAGAAACTCAGTCAACAGAAGATAGCGCAGCAGAATCAGGTCAAACAAATTCAAGGGCAAGTTCAACAGAACCAGCAGAGGCAGCCGGTTCAGCTGAAgcaggttcaggttcagataCAGAAGCCGGCAGCGAACGCAGTCCAGCAGAGGAGGCAGCTGAAGGCTCATCAGCGACGGCAGCAGCGAGCAGCAGTCACCACGCAACAG GTGGCTCCAGTCATCATCAACCAACAGAACGGCACTCAGATCCACACTCAGGCCATTTCCTTAGATCTCCTCAAGGCGAATGGAACACCCACACTGGTCACCGACAGCAATGGCAACCACTACCTGATCGCTCTCACCAGTAACACCACAGAGGGGCAGAACGGAGTGTCGTCATTGGTCAAATCCAACGGACGCATCACGCTGCAG AGATTGCAGTCATCACCGAGTAAACTCCCCAACACTGACAGCCAATCAAAAGGGCAGCCAGAGGCCGAGCCTGTGAGCCAATCAGCAAAAAAG AATGCAGGGCTTCACCTGGACACTAGTGATACACCCCAAACCAGCCGGTCTGCCACCGCCCCGCCCAGTCTGCAGCCTTTCTTTGACGACATGTCAGACAGTGACAGCCAAAGCAACTTCTCTTCTCTTAAG AGAGAGGAGGTGTGTTTGCCTTACGACCGGCACACATTGttcacccctccctctcccaAACCCAacacctcccttcctcctcagcGCTCCAAA CAGGAGAACGGCGTTAACAGTCAGCAGATGGACGACCTGTTTGACATCCTGCTCAAGAGCGGCG AAATCCCCGGCTTCAAGGCCAACCCAGACCCCTCCCTCGCCCCTCTGCACTCTGACCCGCCATCCCCATCTTCTCCCCCATCTCCGCTTCACCTCTCCCCTCCCACCCCTAAGGAGCCCCTCATCTCCCCTCAGCCTTCCCTCAGCCCCTCAGTTGCAGAGTCCTGCACAGGCAGCGGGCGCCTGGAGGACTTCCTGGAGAGCACCACCGGCGCCCCCCTGCTGGGCGTGGAGCCCGACGGGGGCCTGACGCTGATCGACGACCTTCACAGCCAAATGCTGAGCATGCCCAGCATCCTGGaccacccctcctcccccatgGACACGTCTGACCTGGGCTTCCCCACGCACTCCACGGGGCTAGACTTTGGTGACCCCAGCCTGGACAGCATGGACTGGCTGGACATCTCCATGGTGGGGAGCGTCAGCGGAGGGAGAGAGGGCAGCggaggggggagaggaagaggtggcGGAGCTAGCGATGGGGGCACCAGCCTGGCTCCGCTGGCGCCACACACTCCTCCCAGCGTCTTCTCCACCGACTTTCTGGACAGCACAGACCTGCAGCTGCACTGGGAGTCGTGCCTGTAG